Proteins encoded within one genomic window of Manis pentadactyla isolate mManPen7 chromosome 4, mManPen7.hap1, whole genome shotgun sequence:
- the BMP8A gene encoding bone morphogenetic protein 8A yields the protein MAACSGRLWLLGLALCALSGGGPGPRPPPGCPQRRLGPRERRDMQREILAVLGLPGRPRPRAPPAAARLPASAPLFMLDLYHAMAGDGDEDGGPPTRSLGRADLVMSFVNMVEHNRALGHQELHWKEFRFDLTQIPVGEEVTAAEFRIYKLPSTHLLNRTLHISMFEVVREQSNRESDLFFLDLQTLRAEDEGWLVLDVTAASDHWSLNPNKDLGLRLYVETEDGRSVDPGLAGLLGRQAPRSKQPFMVTFFRVGPSPVRAPRAARPLKRRPPKKTNELPHPHKLPGIFDDVHGSDGQHVCRRHKLYVSFQDLGWLDWVIAPQGYSAYYCDGECSFPLDSCMNATNHAILQSLVHLMKPDAVPKACCAPTKLSATSVLYYDSSNNVILRKHRNMVVRACGCH from the exons ATGGCCGCTTGTTCCGGCCGGCTCTGGCTGCTGGGCCTGGCGCTGTGCGCGCTGAGCGGCGGCGGCCCCGGCCCGCGCCCCCCGCCTGGCTGCCCGCAGCGCCGCCTGGGCCCGCGCGAGCGGCGCGACATGCAGCGCGAGATCCTGGCGGTGCTCGGGCTGCCCGGGCGGCCCCGACCCCGCGCGCCCCCCGCCGCCGCCCGGCTGCCCGCGTCCGCCCCGCTCTTCATGCTGGACCTCTACCACGCCATGGCCGGCGACGGCGACGAGGACGGCGGGCCCCCCACGCGGAGCCTGGGCCGCGCCGACCTGGTCATGAGCTTCGTCAACATGG TGGAGCATAACCGAGCCCTGGGCCACCAGGAACTCCACTGGAAGGAGTTCCGCTTTGACCTGACCCAGATCCCAGTCGGGGAGGAGGTCACAGCTGCCGAGTTCCGGATTTACAAGCTGCCCAGCACCCATCTGCTCAACAGGACCCTCCACATCAGCATGTTCGAGGTGGTCAGGGAGCAGTCCAACAG GGAGTCTGACTTGTTCTTTTTGGATCTTCAGACGCTCCGAGCTGAGGACGAGGGCTGGCTGGTGTTGGACGTGACAGCAGCCAGTGACCACTGGTCACTGAACCCTAACAAGGACCTGGGACTCCGCCTCTACGTGGAAACGGAGGATG GGCGCAGCGTGGACCCTGGCCTGGCTGGTCTGCTGGGGCGACAAGCACCGCGCTCCAAACAGCCTTTCATGGTCACCTTTTTCAGGGTGGGCCCCAGCCCCGTGCGAGCCCCTCGGGCGGCGAggcccctgaagaggaggccgCCAAAGAAAACCAACGAGCTGCCGCACCCACACAAACTCCCCGGGATCTTTG ATGACGTCCACGGCTCTGATGGCCAGCACGTGTGCCGTCGGCACAagctctatgtcagcttccaggACCTCGGCTGGCTG GACTGGGTCATCGCCCCCCAGGGCTACTCAGCCTATTACTGTGATGGGGAGTGCTCCTTCCCGCTGGACTCCTGCATGAATGCCACCAACCACGCCATCCTGCAGTCCCTG GTGCACCTGATGAAGCCAGACGCAGTCCCCAAGGCATGCTGCGCACCCACCAAGCTGAGCGCCACCTCCGTGCTGTACTATGACAGCAGCAACAACGTCATCCTGCGCAAGCACCGCAACATGGTGGTCAGGGCCTGTGGCTGCCACTGA